A genomic region of Helicoverpa zea isolate HzStark_Cry1AcR chromosome 8, ilHelZeax1.1, whole genome shotgun sequence contains the following coding sequences:
- the LOC124632573 gene encoding uncharacterized protein LOC124632573: MASSPFSRGDRCARSPPPTPVAAARPTPVPAHAPPQTPTQKNEVEVISTPEIQNWMKIIDQYLGEVCTIATEGKLNSDQKMRISSLCMKISHGTSQMAVQYQSIKMKAVMATSTVERLEEQMEEQLNLSEQLQQLKLTIGASNKPNTGPSFADMVKKSSNKFIQPLNLSSVAIYPNDKLKSSEETKSLVQKIICPEQMKLQVRGLRKTRNGGVIISTETKDDIEKVKKSMQSTNTGLIVGEPHKRKPRVVICGVPSSMQDKEVFTCLYNQNLADKLQDCSLETFLSSVKLSHKSGKKDADTCNFIIEVSAQIRKALMCKDRAFINWSSCPVRDFTLVTRCYKCQQYGHAAKSCRETTYICGHCGELGHSIKECTKKEEEPKCATCLHFKKPSNHKTGAADCPAKIMAENRYINSIDYGGA, from the coding sequence ATGGCGAGCAGCCCCTTTAGCCGGGGTGACCGGTGTGCCCGGAGTCCGCCTCCTACACCCGTGGCCGCAGCTAGACCTACACCCGTGCCTGCACATGCACCCCCTCAGACGCCTACGCAAAAAAACGAGGTGGAGGTGATCTCGACGCCAGAAATCCAAAACTGGATGAAGATTATCGACCAGTATCTAGGTGAAGTGTGCACTATTGCTACAGAGGGCAAATTAAACTCAGACCAAAAAATGCGCATAAGTAGTTTATGCATGAAAATTAGCCACGGCACATCTCAAATGGCTGTTCAGTACCAGTCCATCAAGATGAAAGCAGTTATGGCTACCTCTACCGTCGAAAGACTGGAAGAACAAATGGAAGAACAACTTAATTTGTCGGAGCAACTACAACAATTGAAGTTGACAATTGGAGCATCTAACAAGCCAAACACCGGACCTTCTTTTGctgatatggttaaaaaaaGTTCCAACAAATTTATACAGCCCTTAAATTTAAGCTCAGTGGCCATCTATCCTAACGACAAATTAAAATCCAGTGAGGAGACAAAGTCACTTGTACAAAAAATCATATGCCCTGAACAGATGAAACTACAAGTGAGAGGACTACGCAAGACTAGAAACGGCGGTGTAATCATCAGCACTGAAACCAAAGACGACATTGAGAAAGTTAAGAAATCGATGCAGTCAACAAATACAGGCCTAATAGTCGGCGAACCCCATAAAAGAAAACCTAGAGTTGTAATTTGTGGAGTGCCCTCATCGATGCAAGATAAGGAAGTATTTACGTGTTTGTACAACCAAAACCTAGCCGACAAACTACAGGACTGTAGCCTAGAGACGTTTTTGTCCTCTGTTAAGCTGAGCCACAAATCAGGTAAGAAGGATGCTGATACCTGTAACTTTATAATAGAAGTATCTGCACAAATACGTAAAGCCCTCATGTGCAAAGACCGAGCATTCATTAACTGGTCGTCCTGCCCTGTAAGAGACTTCACTCTAGTGACACGATGTTACAAATGTCAGCAGTACGGACATGCGGCTAAATCATGTCGGGAGACCACCTACATATGTGGGCACTGTGGTGAATTGGGTCATTCCATCAAAGAATGCACCAAGAAAGAAGAGGAACCAAAATGCGCTACTTGCTTGCACTTCAAAAAGCCAAGCAATCATAAGACAGGTGCTGCGGACTGTCCGGCGAAAATTATGGcagaaaataggtacataaattcaATAGATTATGGAGGCGCCTAG